A segment of the Crassostrea angulata isolate pt1a10 chromosome 10, ASM2561291v2, whole genome shotgun sequence genome:
catattttcagatccttgatttgattggttaatttagatattgaatctcgaatttcgaatctcgaatctcgtatttcgaatctcgtatttcgaatctcgaatctcgaatgatccttctcggctttcgtacagtAATGtgttattatttcattgcaaataaactatattAACTCTTACTGACATTCTCATTTATATACAGTGAAACCAAAAGACATTGCTTGGTAACTATTCAAATGAGAAAAACCAAGATTTTCACGCAGATTAAGAGTTGCATGATAAAAATGTAAGTGATTTTTATGTCTGGAggttatatttttcattttatttattattcgcATTTACATGACGCACTCGTTACCATGTACATGCAGGGAAATTAGCGATGGATTTATTATGTATCTGTAAATTTATAATCAATGAACTTATTATCAAAACGTCATAAATTTCAACTGCAAAAAATTGCTGACGATGTTTTTCCGATCTAAAACCTTATAGGAAAATATGAGCACACTCATATAGAAGCAACACGTATCCATTCTTTTATAGATCGtttatgaaataattgtagACGTTTTCGCTCTACACTGCAGATTGAGAAAGAGGATTATCTGATTTTGAATGCTGAAACAGCGCAAATGATTTCTACGCTTTCAGATGAAAATAGATTACGTCAGAGAACGTTTCCCGTGATATCTCGTTTTGCATTAGCTGTCAGTGTGTGTGCTGTAAACACATAGAGTATTACAATAAGTGAAGTAGACCTTTGGCCTGATATACATATACCAGCTATATCATGCTACAATATGGgtaagtagaattttttttttcttgttttctatccctggtcttttttttttataaacctcTAATTATATGTAAAGATTAGGAGGGAACAGAACAATTAAGAAACTCGAAACTGATTCCCCACGccctctttgttttctttgcacGTACAGCAAGGTCAACAAGGGTTGCATATGTGAAATATTGAATAGCTTATATTTCTTTCATCTCTGCAAGAcataatgggttttttttttctagttgatatattatttatgatatacatgaataagggtacatgtttatgtttatataaattGATCTAATATTAACACAAATTATAGCATTATTAAGGTCTTTCGTTTCCGACGGAAAACCTTATAGTGGTggtagtttatttttttcttcttttgttctCCCTTTTTTGTTGGTAGAGTCTCTCAGAGATGACCGGATacaattttctgattttttcatgaatgacagaaattgataatacatgtacctcgatgtgtttttttttttttcatttccggtcgtccttACCTGACCCGTGACAAACACGAGATCCCAGAAACAGTACAAATTAATTATctaaactttgtgggatgattgACCTATGTATGGAGATGTTTTTCGATTGTTTTGTTTGATCCGCCGTAACTTCCGTCGTCACAGGCAGtcctaaattttattttttattttcgtaaGTTGACATGGAATTAACGTTTCAGTATAAACAATTGCATAaattatttcatacatgtacatgcaattaagaataaaaattaaaattatacttCTTCcggtaaaatatttcattaatattattaagattagtatattttataaatgtgtACTCGTGATTTCTCAGaaacaacactatttttttttaaaggtaaaagaCATTTGTTTAAAGCTGTTTTTACATGTGTCGGTTTGTCGGCCGTTTTATCAGCAGTCACTACCGGTTCTCACCGGTAGCATTTACTCGTctgttttttcactgttttgatTATCCTGATAAACAATAGAGTACATTAGGTTAATGTAcaagaatgaaaatatttaatttttattgcacACTTTCGTTTTCCGTTTCCGGCTCCgagacaaaaaaaatattatggcttGAGGATTATTATTACGATTATGACTTGAACAACTCAATTTTGTGAGTTGAAAgacctatgtacatgtatgtagatttaattaaaatgtttagcattacttccggttgtcacagagagtactttaaaataattttgaatggaATCCCATTTTAgtacaaaggaaaacaaatGCCATTAATGCAAAGTACGAGTGTAGAATGAACAAATGAATTCTACTTCTGTAGAGATATTTTAAATACCCTTACTAGCTTTCTTTTGTTCAAATATTGTAATCGCGAAATCTCAGAATACGTTAGTGATAAGTTAAAGAAactttaaagctgacatgaattcataaaagcttttggtcgccatattagtttcgatcgctcctctacagccactggggtatatataccggttgtgaaagttacggtcggttgctttccgatcgaggcattcggGTTGCATGGAcgtctaaatgcatgaactacacattgaagtaaaatgatgtaataaagaataaaggaaacaacaatcaatgaaatacaaaatatatttcttctttgAACGAATTTTcaaggtatccgtattattttgcagACAGTGCTGCCCttcttcgcatgcacatcgaacacgtgtgaggtttatacagagtgcataacgtctgcatcttttttaaaaccccggcggcactacatccaacacagtagctaaacgttagtaaatccaagaaaataaCAACGTAACATCATGtccatccgttcctacaaaaTGCCCCGTTTCTAAAACCCATGCGATCATTGAGTGACATTGACATTGCttgatctgccacagtgtgtggtttgcgcatgtgcgatgttataacatacatgtacacaagaaaacggtctacaatttcgaaaaatttttgaagtatctgtgcctggatttcagtctgtcttgtttcgtcgtttattggatatttcttgccagtgcagtggttgtcatattacttttgttcaaaacgcgtttctacacgtcttttcgtccaatgtaacgtgttcgggtgtttgaaattcctgaatgcggtgaagcatgaatggtgctctcggccttatatagggggtgtgtagcgatgagcagaacaatagaaatcgacaactaatatggcggtagtcggtgataaaagggaaataatgcgtatttatgaattcatgtcagctttaataaaTGATAGACATCTGATTGGAAATATATTTAACAGGTGTCATTTTGTTAAccatcacttccggttctcagCGGAATCGTTAAAACAatcaaattcttaaattttaagttttaatgtttttctttgattgTTTAAGCTAGCctaataaacaataatgtacattatgaaaatgttcaagaatttcattttttttaattgagcaATCCCTTTGCCTGTTTTCGATCcaaaaaaaatccttgtctcATTGAGATCCCAAATTTGGCAAATACTTCAACGGCGAACTTGAAGGAAAGATAGACATGAATGAAGATACATATTatgtttaacatgttttgttaGAATCGGTGTTACTTCTGGTCGTCACAAAAAgtagttgaaatttttttaatttttttttttgtaattttacatgAGCTTCAGTTCTGAAAATTTCTTTCACCTAAACCTTGTATCAATTATTCTTTTTTCTACATAAAAGAAACGATTTCTTACAGACCATTAAATGTTTATAAGAACGGAACACCTACTtattgctatagcaacaaaagtCCAGGGTTTTCTTTCGTAATCTTATATTAAACTTTGGATACCTTTTGGATCCTACAATTGGTCGGGGGATGAGTTTCATGATTTAAAGAAGTTATGATCTACACAATTATCATCATGATTcctttattcattataataagaATCTTTGAAAGAAACTGCCAGATAATTACACCCCTTTAGagcaaagttttaaaattcacattAATTTGAAAAGTAACAAACCGCTTTAGACATGAGTTTGTGTTAGCAAGCATATAACCTTTAATATAATGGGTGAGATATTTACTTTTATGGTAAATTATGTTCGGAAGATTTGTTTTTCTACATGATGCATGTACAATTTAAGTGAGCGTTTTTCACAAATGCTAATTCTtagtatattgtataatacCTCCTGGATAACGATAAAAACCAGAAGGAAttaaagtactgatagtactgaaaagcgctaatctagcttggttctaaaggaaaggacgagtgcacttaagctatagagaatgggccctttttacagtgccgtttttatgtagaaaatatcaacaaaattccTTTTTTCTCCTAATATTTTAGCACTAATGGATACTTCTGATTTATTTGCACGCTTAAATTTACCACAATTAGCatacagttaaaaaaattgaggatttttaaatgcttataaataatctaaatccggAAAATCGAACCGAACTCacttgaattgtgtctatttaaatcagagggaggagacatttaaatcaacattattctgttggtggatcgattgacgcgtttgctgaattatactttatgcattattttacgtctGGAAAAAATCTAATAAAGCTATGAAGTTGCATATTACCATAGTGATCACACAAACATCCCTGACCATACAAAGTTGATGGAAAGCGATTAAAAacgtgtcaatgttttacagtgagcacatttgacaaCGTCTACCTGGATAGAACCCacgtgattgtttgaaataaattattccaTGCGTGGGTTCAAACATGGATCACGCAGGTAATAGCTTTCGCTTGCTATAGgaaaaatcttgaaattttcatacgtttttcattttttaggtaccagcctaatgtagtacaaacttcttattttcacagttttctaaatgtataatacgtattttgtctttttcacaagtttgtactcggttaggctgacagtaaacagAGGCTTTGAAATGATGGTCCTCGATTTACTTTACAAAATCACGAATGTCGGCTGACCCCTACTATGTTGTAATTAAAGCTTCgtgcttttttatatacaaaaattcagcGCTAAAGCTTGTTAATTCTTATGGAATAGATATCAATAGGTGATGTTAGAGGAAAAATAtgcagaattttaattttcattttttcactcgatttgatttttctatatTCCAGCTTCTGTTTAGGCattatatttcctcatcactgcgtggcgacccctgcaatgatgtacgtaagccctgcaccttagattcacaatagcccgaaTTTTATATTCACAATAGCCCCTGCAAATATATGcgtaaacccctgaaactgaTTCCCTAACCAGCTTAGCTATGTTTAGCGCTTGAAGTACCAATgcataaataataaagttattaAAGAATTTCTCCGaaccattttttataaaatttcttaTATCAAAAAGTGATGTTATCTGTTTCTGCTTTATTTGCAGTGATCTCAACAGTACCTACAACAAGACAAATTCCTCCTCAATCGAAGTGAGTTTGATTTCAGAAAATATACCAGTTTATTTCAATGGTGAAAATGAtcttcaaattttggttgtcGTTATATCTATATTCGGAATAGTCGGAAATGTGCTCACGCTCTCTAAAATTGTGTTGGACAAAGAATACCATTGCACGGTGTTTTATGTCATAGGCACTATAATATTCACGGATCTTGTAAACTTGTGTCTTTATTTCATTCATGCAAGAATACAAATTGCGGACTTTAAGCTAGGAGAGCTTCCCTGTCAAGTGTTTCTGATCGTCTTTTATGGCGCCACTCATTCAAGCGCATCCCACGTGGTATTGCTGTTCGGACTCAGAAGTTACATGGTTTCAGAGCCAATCAAGTTTAACAAGATCACCATTCGAAACATATTTTGTGCATCAGCAGTGTTGTGGATTCTGAGTGCATGTTTTGCCGTTATGTACTTCTTGCTTCGATATGAATCTGGCATACAGTCTTCGACCTACGTAATCGTAACATTCAGGGTCTACCTTATTATCATCCCTACCCTCCTGATTATGGCTTTCCACCTAAGGAAGATGCATAGACTCAAAAGGCGATCTATGAGCAGACACAACGTTGAAACCAATCTGATCAAAATGTCTCTGGTGACAACTGTCGTTCTCTTTGCCTACATGTCCTCAGCCGTTCTGTTTCTGCTGTGTTATATTTTGTCGTTGTACAGTTTA
Coding sequences within it:
- the LOC128165957 gene encoding G-protein coupled receptor 183-like; its protein translation is MRGFKHGSRSDLNSTYNKTNSSSIEVSLISENIPVYFNGENDLQILVVVISIFGIVGNVLTLSKIVLDKEYHCTVFYVIGTIIFTDLVNLCLYFIHARIQIADFKLGELPCQVFLIVFYGATHSSASHVVLLFGLRSYMVSEPIKFNKITIRNIFCASAVLWILSACFAVMYFLLRYESGIQSSTYVIVTFRVYLIIIPTLLIMAFHLRKMHRLKRRSMSRHNVETNLIKMSLVTTVVLFAYMSSAVLFLLCYILSLYSLRYLERNFMVAAQFAWLINCILSPFVYFIAALRACNCFKYIKTTIQDKL